A genome region from Buchnera aphidicola (Chaetogeoica yunlongensis) includes the following:
- the nuoK gene encoding NADH-quinone oxidoreductase subunit NuoK codes for MIFLSHGLILASILFVLGFLSLVIHKNILFMLIGLEIMINAVGMALVIVGSYWNQVDGQIMYILILTVGAAESSIGLMLLIQCYKRFKTLNIDKLSEMNG; via the coding sequence ATGATATTTTTGTCTCACGGATTAATTTTAGCGTCAATTCTATTTGTATTAGGTTTTTTATCTTTAGTAATACATAAAAATATACTGTTTATGTTAATTGGTTTAGAAATCATGATTAATGCAGTTGGAATGGCATTAGTCATTGTTGGAAGTTATTGGAACCAGGTTGATGGTCAAATTATGTATATTTTAATTTTGACTGTAGGTGCTGCTGAATCGTCTATTGGTTTAATGTTATTAATTCAATGTTACAAGCGTTTTAAAACATTAAATATTGATAAATTAAGTGAGATGAATGGATGA
- a CDS encoding NADH-quinone oxidoreductase subunit N, with protein sequence MISFMQQLIVLYPLLVLILITILMILFISYNRNHFCVFLLTSVGLLVSFVFLCMINNIVPVSFTSLFYIDRYSLLYIGIVLICSFVTCFFLYCSLSKHLYDYEEFYLLLLFSTIGCISLIISNHFFSFFIGLELISLSSIGLISYAYWNKKALEAAFKYMLLSGVISACLLFGMSLIYSVTGSFELSSIIYELVMMVKKYNFNIILFFGFSLFIISVASKLSIFPFHIWTPDVYEGTSSKTLIFFSTATKIAIFSFLYKIFIILASCHIGVFSDLLNMMSCISIIIGNLMAIRQTSFSRLIGYASISQFGYLFITLFASNYNIQLSLEVVGIYLIGYAIANIGIFGLISVLSSIYRKCNLDLINSYTSFFWYNPILSTIMIIMIMSLSGIPITLGFIGKFYLMSLVVKEKMWFFGFLILVSTAIGLYAYLKIISKLFIVPDNKNFMNRIEIFSQKSGIIFLILFLILISILALILGIFPYIIINLVYFFQF encoded by the coding sequence ATGATAAGTTTTATGCAGCAATTAATAGTATTGTATCCATTATTGGTATTAATATTAATTACAATTTTGATGATTTTATTTATTTCGTATAATCGTAATCATTTTTGTGTTTTTTTATTAACTAGTGTGGGTTTGTTAGTTTCTTTTGTTTTTTTATGTATGATTAATAATATTGTTCCAGTTAGTTTTACTTCATTATTTTATATAGATAGGTATTCGTTATTATATATTGGGATTGTGCTTATTTGTAGTTTTGTGACTTGTTTTTTTTTGTATTGTAGTTTATCAAAACATTTATATGATTATGAAGAATTTTATTTATTACTTTTATTTTCTACAATAGGTTGTATATCATTAATTATTTCTAATCACTTTTTTTCTTTTTTTATAGGATTAGAATTAATTTCTTTGTCTTCTATTGGTTTAATTTCATATGCTTATTGGAATAAAAAAGCATTAGAAGCTGCTTTTAAGTATATGTTATTATCTGGTGTGATATCAGCGTGTTTGTTGTTTGGTATGTCTTTAATATATTCTGTTACAGGAAGTTTTGAATTATCTAGTATTATTTATGAATTAGTTATGATGGTAAAGAAATATAATTTTAATATTATTTTATTTTTTGGTTTTAGTTTATTTATTATTTCTGTAGCATCAAAATTATCTATTTTTCCTTTTCATATATGGACTCCAGATGTATATGAAGGGACTTCGTCTAAAACATTAATTTTTTTTTCTACTGCTACTAAAATTGCAATTTTTAGTTTTTTATATAAGATATTTATTATATTAGCATCTTGTCATATAGGAGTTTTTAGTGATTTATTAAATATGATGTCATGTATTTCAATTATTATTGGTAATTTAATGGCTATTCGTCAAACTAGTTTTAGTAGATTGATAGGATATGCATCTATTTCTCAATTTGGATATTTGTTTATTACATTATTCGCATCTAATTATAATATTCAATTATCTTTAGAAGTAGTAGGAATATACTTAATTGGTTATGCTATAGCAAATATTGGAATATTTGGATTAATAAGTGTTTTATCTAGTATATATAGAAAGTGCAATTTAGATTTGATAAATTCTTATACTAGTTTTTTTTGGTATAATCCGATTTTATCTACTATTATGATAATAATGATTATGTCTTTGTCTGGAATTCCTATTACGTTAGGATTTATTGGAAAATTTTATTTAATGTCTTTGGTAGTAAAAGAAAAAATGTGGTTTTTTGGTTTTTTGATTTTAGTAAGTACTGCTATAGGATTATATGCTTACTTAAAAATAATATCAAAATTATTTATTGTTCCTGACAATAAAAACTTTATGAATCGTATAGAAATTTTTTCTCAAAAAAGTGGTATTATATTTTTAATTTTATTTTTAATTTTAATATCAATATTGGCATTAATTTTAGGTATTTTTCCGTATATAATTATAAATTTAGTTTATTTTTTTCAATTTTAA
- the nuoI gene encoding NADH-quinone oxidoreductase subunit NuoI: MILSQVLLFISSQIRSIWLTFVNVFSRRETQLYPEHAIPLSSRYRGRIILSSNKNGEERCVACGLCAAVCPVSCISLQKSVSKTKKWYPKIFRINLSRCIFCGLCEEACPTAAIQLIPDVELSEYKRKDLVYEKCDLLISGQGKYLDYDFYKFSGVETDMKKKGELNFESNPIDVKTLLP, translated from the coding sequence ATGATTTTAAGTCAAGTATTGTTATTTATATCAAGTCAAATAAGAAGTATTTGGTTGACTTTTGTAAATGTTTTTTCGAGACGTGAAACACAATTATATCCTGAGCATGCTATACCTTTATCATCTAGATATAGAGGAAGAATTATATTATCTAGTAATAAAAATGGTGAAGAACGTTGTGTCGCTTGTGGTTTGTGTGCTGCTGTTTGCCCAGTTAGTTGTATTTCTTTGCAAAAATCTGTGTCAAAAACTAAGAAATGGTACCCAAAAATTTTTAGAATTAACTTATCTAGATGTATTTTTTGTGGATTATGTGAAGAAGCTTGTCCTACTGCAGCAATTCAATTAATTCCAGATGTAGAATTGTCTGAATATAAGAGAAAAGATTTGGTGTATGAAAAATGTGATTTATTAATTTCTGGACAGGGAAAGTATTTGGATTACGATTTTTATAAATTTTCTGGTGTAGAAACTGATATGAAAAAAAAAGGAGAATTAAACTTTGAGTCTAACCCCATTGATGTAAAAACATTATTACCGTAA
- a CDS encoding CvpA family protein, with translation MNIIDYISITIVIFSAVMSFFKGFLQELSSILIWVLGIYLFCKYYNCFSIFSIYVRNLFLQYVVTFLVFFIFIVVIKSFSNYCISITIDQFGMSFLNKILGIFFGIFRGVLILCIIIFILRLFTNISDNYYFKNSFFIPYFNYFIKCIVKFFVKNIFFLKTKY, from the coding sequence ATGAATATAATCGATTATATTTCAATAACTATTGTTATTTTTTCAGCTGTAATGAGTTTTTTTAAAGGATTTTTACAAGAATTATCTTCAATATTGATATGGGTGTTAGGTATATATTTATTTTGTAAGTATTATAATTGTTTCTCCATATTTTCTATATATGTACGTAATTTATTTTTACAGTATGTAGTTACTTTTTTAGTATTTTTTATTTTTATCGTAGTGATAAAAAGTTTTTCAAATTATTGTATTTCTATTACTATAGATCAATTTGGAATGTCGTTTCTTAACAAAATATTAGGAATATTTTTTGGAATATTTCGTGGTGTATTAATTTTGTGTATTATAATATTTATATTAAGATTATTTACGAATATTTCTGATAATTATTATTTTAAAAATTCATTTTTTATTCCATATTTTAATTATTTTATTAAATGTATTGTAAAATTTTTTGTTAAAAATATATTTTTTTTAAAAACTAAATATTAA
- the folC gene encoding bifunctional tetrahydrofolate synthase/dihydrofolate synthase → MINNGIFKFHSFGSWLNFLNNNLVNYSIDNSLERILYVAKRLGILKSNVFSIIVGGTNGKSTVCFILESLFLELGYQVGLYTSPHLIQYCERLRINGLELDNSIHIESFSDIRYFQKDILLTRFEFITLSSLLIFKSYNLDIMILEVGLGGKLDATNILDYDISVITNIGLDHMNVLGRDRKSISIQKSGIFRKNKICVIGDKNLPTVSKNIAKARQVKLKIIDEDWMYTKSQSSWNFFSKRVEWLNLSLPKISLESAAIALMVVLESGISIQKKIFRKSVSKIKLKGRFEIIHNDPTIILDVAHNYHAVYHLFNNFLSKIKVKGKLYAIVGMMKDKDIRSTMIPLISIVNYWYCVTLCTNRSATSKQILQYLPVSVSQRVKNMNIALKSVLDRIKYSDTILVFGSFHAVFEARHFLIKNKIFKV, encoded by the coding sequence ATGATTAATAATGGTATTTTTAAATTTCATTCTTTTGGATCTTGGTTGAACTTTTTGAATAATAATTTAGTAAATTATAGCATTGATAATTCTTTAGAACGAATATTATATGTTGCTAAACGATTAGGAATTCTCAAATCTAATGTTTTTTCTATTATAGTTGGTGGCACGAATGGAAAGAGTACAGTATGTTTTATTTTAGAATCGTTATTTTTAGAATTAGGATATCAAGTTGGATTATACACTTCACCACATCTAATTCAATATTGTGAACGTCTTCGTATCAATGGATTAGAATTAGATAATAGTATTCATATAGAATCATTTAGTGATATTAGATATTTTCAAAAAGATATTTTATTAACTCGTTTTGAGTTTATTACTTTATCTTCTTTGCTTATATTTAAAAGTTATAATTTGGATATAATGATTTTAGAAGTAGGTTTAGGTGGTAAATTAGATGCTACTAATATTTTGGATTATGACATTTCTGTTATAACTAATATAGGTTTAGATCATATGAATGTATTAGGTAGAGATCGTAAATCTATTAGTATTCAAAAATCTGGAATATTTAGAAAGAACAAGATTTGTGTTATTGGAGATAAAAATCTTCCTACAGTTTCTAAAAATATTGCTAAAGCACGACAAGTTAAGTTAAAAATAATTGATGAAGATTGGATGTATACAAAGTCACAGTCTAGTTGGAATTTTTTTAGTAAACGTGTAGAATGGTTAAATTTATCGTTACCAAAAATATCTTTAGAAAGTGCTGCCATAGCTTTAATGGTTGTCTTAGAATCTGGAATTAGCATTCAAAAAAAAATTTTTAGGAAAAGTGTTTCTAAAATAAAATTAAAAGGTCGTTTTGAAATTATACATAATGACCCCACTATTATTTTAGATGTTGCTCATAATTATCATGCTGTTTATCATTTGTTTAATAACTTCTTATCTAAAATAAAAGTAAAAGGAAAACTTTATGCAATAGTAGGAATGATGAAGGATAAGGATATACGTAGTACGATGATACCATTGATTTCAATAGTGAATTATTGGTATTGTGTAACATTATGTACTAATCGAAGTGCTACTTCTAAACAAATATTACAGTATTTACCTGTTTCTGTATCTCAGCGTGTTAAAAACATGAACATTGCTTTAAAATCTGTATTAGATAGAATTAAATATTCTGATACAATTTTAGTATTTGGGTCATTTCATGCAGTATTTGAAGCTAGACATTTCTTAATAAAAAATAAAATTTTTAAGGTATAA
- a CDS encoding NADH-quinone oxidoreductase subunit J: MEFFFYIFSLVTIISTIFAIFSKNFMYTLLYLIISFLSTSCVFFSLGAIFAAVIEVIIYAGAIMVLFIFVIMIFDFKKPSFQNIQSLFKRIVFYLKNIFVISISILFISYVLSFFYEKKIILMNISAKLVGIKLFSDYLWVVELSSLVLLCALVIVFHLGKVKHL; this comes from the coding sequence ATGGAATTTTTTTTTTATATTTTTAGTTTAGTTACAATAATATCTACTATTTTTGCTATTTTTAGTAAAAACTTCATGTATACATTGTTGTATTTAATAATTTCTTTTTTATCTACGTCATGTGTGTTTTTTTCTTTAGGTGCTATTTTTGCAGCTGTTATAGAGGTAATAATTTATGCAGGTGCTATTATGGTATTATTTATTTTCGTTATAATGATATTTGATTTTAAGAAACCTAGTTTTCAAAACATACAATCATTATTTAAAAGAATAGTTTTTTATTTAAAAAATATTTTTGTAATTTCAATTTCAATATTGTTTATATCTTATGTTTTATCATTTTTTTATGAAAAAAAAATAATTTTGATGAATATTAGTGCTAAATTAGTAGGAATTAAATTATTTAGCGATTATTTGTGGGTTGTTGAATTATCTTCTTTAGTATTATTATGTGCGTTGGTTATTGTTTTTCATCTTGGAAAAGTTAAACATTTATAG
- a CDS encoding TerC/Alx family metal homeostasis membrane protein: MVDTIGTPILWCSVGVIIIILLVIDFSVQNFFKSEDTSTKLALILSLLWFLITILFSCFIWLYTKFTFNENLASKNFFVFLSGYFLEKSFSMDNMAIWYILFQSFSIPVIFQRKILLYGIFFALILRSILIFCGIWLLSNWSFIFYILGIFLFFTGVKIIFLDSNGDKQNTQDIFFVKWIYRNFRLTKNFSGNKFFSREKGVLVATPLFLVLILVELNDIILSLDSIPAIFSITKDPFIVMTSSFFSMAGLRSVYIILVNELQNISFIKYGIAVILIFISIKILLKELFEIPISVSLAFIMITLISCFIAGKIFVKVKI, from the coding sequence ATGGTTGATACTATAGGTACACCTATTTTATGGTGTAGTGTTGGAGTAATAATAATAATTTTATTAGTTATTGATTTTAGTGTACAAAATTTTTTTAAAAGTGAAGATACTTCGACAAAATTAGCTTTAATATTATCTTTATTATGGTTCTTAATAACAATTTTATTCAGTTGTTTTATATGGTTATATACAAAATTTACTTTTAATGAAAATTTAGCAAGTAAGAATTTTTTTGTTTTTTTATCTGGATATTTTTTAGAAAAAAGTTTTTCCATGGATAATATGGCAATTTGGTATATTTTATTTCAATCTTTTTCTATTCCAGTGATTTTTCAAAGAAAAATTTTATTGTATGGAATATTTTTTGCATTAATATTAAGAAGTATTTTAATTTTTTGTGGTATATGGTTATTGTCTAATTGGTCATTTATTTTTTATATACTTGGTATATTTTTGTTTTTTACTGGAGTAAAAATTATTTTTTTAGATAGCAATGGTGATAAACAGAATACTCAAGATATTTTTTTCGTAAAATGGATATATAGAAATTTTCGACTAACTAAAAATTTTTCAGGTAATAAATTTTTTTCTAGAGAAAAAGGGGTATTAGTTGCTACTCCTTTATTTTTAGTGTTGATATTAGTAGAACTGAATGATATAATTTTGTCTCTTGATAGTATTCCAGCTATTTTTTCAATTACTAAAGATCCATTCATTGTAATGACGTCTAGTTTTTTTTCTATGGCGGGTTTACGTTCTGTTTATATTATATTAGTTAATGAGTTACAAAACATTAGTTTTATAAAATATGGAATTGCAGTAATATTAATTTTTATTAGTATAAAAATTTTATTAAAAGAATTATTTGAAATACCAATATCAGTTTCTTTAGCATTTATAATGATTACTTTAATATCTTGTTTTATAGCTGGAAAAATTTTCGTTAAAGTGAAAATATAA
- the nuoL gene encoding NADH-quinone oxidoreductase subunit L has protein sequence MNIIYFVILCPLISCIILLFFDNSLSKKLVKQISIGSIFLSMMISFYSIFYFFKQGLKDVFVFPLWTWMSMDNLKIDFSFLLDGLSITMLVMITTIGFLIHLFSSWYMNFQIGYTRFFAYMNLFIASMILLILANNLIIMYIGWEGVGLCSYLLVGFYHNKINVSYAAMKGFIMTRIGDIFLILSIFFVYKTFGTVDFLKLKYIFQTTKTFEMIQLIDYISIFMLIGVLAKSAQIPLYTWLIDAMVGPTPASALIHSSTMVTSGIYLVARMNFLFSHSEILYYLGIIGSVTLLVACVLALVQKNIKRILAYSTISQIGYMFIALSMQEWSLAINHLVTHAIFKTLLFLSAGAVIILLNHEQNIFKMGDLQKKYPILCYSFLCGGASLASFPILTSGFYSKGNILFSALENNYMLFLISGLFGSLLTSIYTFRMIFLVFFGNSNTSNLNNLVSLKSYSCYFPLGLLIFFSTFIFALINLPLLSVFPKKEYLLVHSSKFLFEICCGCLSVLGVFISYCCWILNKKLVDILLSIKLGKYVYDFLLNFSFFDGLYRYLFIVPYLFISKSLKSDPMKNFLLMFVNKYLSLGKKLKYFHDGYLHSYILFIIFGFFLILFITINLNN, from the coding sequence ATGAATATTATTTATTTTGTAATTTTATGTCCATTAATTAGTTGTATAATTTTGTTATTTTTTGATAACTCTTTATCAAAGAAATTAGTGAAACAAATAAGTATTGGATCAATTTTTTTGTCTATGATGATATCGTTTTATAGTATTTTTTATTTTTTTAAACAAGGTCTAAAAGATGTATTTGTTTTTCCGTTGTGGACGTGGATGTCTATGGATAATTTAAAGATAGATTTTAGCTTTTTATTGGATGGATTATCTATAACAATGTTGGTTATGATAACTACTATAGGATTTTTAATACATTTGTTTTCTAGTTGGTATATGAATTTTCAAATTGGATATACACGATTTTTTGCATATATGAATTTATTTATAGCAAGCATGATTTTATTAATTTTAGCTAATAATTTAATTATTATGTATATTGGATGGGAAGGTGTAGGTTTATGTTCGTATTTATTAGTAGGTTTTTATCATAATAAAATTAATGTTAGTTATGCAGCTATGAAAGGTTTTATAATGACTAGGATAGGAGATATATTTTTAATATTATCAATTTTTTTTGTGTATAAAACTTTCGGAACAGTTGATTTTTTAAAATTGAAATATATTTTTCAAACTACTAAAACATTTGAAATGATTCAACTAATAGATTATATTTCTATATTTATGTTAATTGGAGTATTAGCTAAATCCGCTCAAATTCCTTTGTATACTTGGTTAATAGATGCTATGGTCGGGCCTACACCTGCATCTGCATTAATCCATTCTTCTACAATGGTTACTTCTGGTATATATTTAGTTGCAAGGATGAATTTTTTATTTTCTCATTCAGAAATATTGTATTATTTAGGAATCATAGGTAGTGTTACGTTACTTGTTGCTTGCGTTTTAGCATTAGTTCAAAAAAATATTAAACGTATTTTAGCTTATTCTACTATAAGTCAAATAGGGTATATGTTTATTGCTTTATCTATGCAGGAATGGTCATTAGCTATTAATCATTTAGTTACTCATGCTATTTTTAAAACTTTATTGTTTCTTTCAGCTGGTGCTGTGATTATTTTATTAAATCATGAACAAAATATTTTTAAAATGGGTGATTTACAAAAAAAATATCCTATTTTATGTTATTCTTTTTTGTGTGGTGGTGCTTCTTTAGCTTCTTTTCCAATATTGACATCTGGGTTTTATAGTAAAGGTAATATTTTATTTTCTGCTTTAGAAAATAATTATATGTTATTTTTAATATCTGGCTTGTTTGGTTCTTTATTAACTTCTATTTATACATTTAGAATGATTTTTTTAGTTTTTTTTGGAAATAGCAATACATCAAATTTGAATAATCTTGTTTCTTTAAAATCGTATTCTTGTTATTTTCCTCTTGGATTGTTAATTTTTTTTTCTACCTTTATTTTTGCACTAATAAATTTACCTTTGTTGTCAGTGTTTCCTAAAAAAGAGTATTTATTAGTTCATTCTTCTAAGTTTTTATTTGAAATATGTTGTGGTTGTTTATCTGTTTTAGGAGTTTTTATTTCTTATTGTTGTTGGATATTGAATAAAAAATTAGTTGATATATTATTAAGTATTAAATTAGGAAAGTATGTATATGATTTTTTATTGAATTTTAGTTTTTTCGATGGTTTGTATAGATATTTATTTATTGTTCCATATTTATTTATTTCTAAATCATTAAAATCTGATCCTATGAAAAATTTTTTATTGATGTTTGTTAACAAATATTTATCATTAGGTAAAAAATTGAAGTATTTTCATGATGGATATTTGCATTCATATATTTTATTTATAATATTTGGATTTTTCTTAATTTTATTTATAACTATAAATTTAAATAATTAA
- the nuoH gene encoding NADH-quinone oxidoreductase subunit NuoH, whose product MISLSKNSVEIAVCIFQSIMILLSVLIFASMMSVIERKVLGLLQNRYGPNRVGWKGILQVVADMIKLFFKEDWIPSFSKKYIFLLSPVLAFISLLWVITIIPFSANILIINLDIGVLFFLMLASLSVYSILLAGWSSNNKYALLGSIRATAQTLSYEIFLGLSCMGVVVRARSYNMIDIVNSQITTWNVIPQFFGFITFFIAGLALCHRHPFDQPESEQELADGYHIEYSGIKFGLFFIGEYISIIVVSSLISAMFFGGWFGPIISSGLCFLFKILFFSMIFILIRASIPRPRYDKMILFGWKFCFPLTLINLIITSLTMLY is encoded by the coding sequence ATGATTTCTTTATCTAAAAATTCGGTAGAAATTGCTGTTTGTATTTTTCAATCAATAATGATTTTATTAAGTGTATTGATTTTTGCATCTATGATGAGTGTAATTGAACGCAAAGTGTTAGGTTTGTTACAAAATCGTTATGGTCCTAATAGAGTAGGTTGGAAAGGAATATTACAAGTTGTAGCAGATATGATAAAATTATTTTTTAAAGAAGATTGGATACCCTCTTTTAGTAAGAAATATATATTTTTATTATCTCCAGTATTAGCTTTTATTTCATTATTATGGGTGATTACTATTATCCCTTTTAGTGCTAATATTTTAATTATTAATTTAGATATTGGTGTTTTGTTTTTTTTAATGTTAGCGTCTTTATCTGTTTATTCTATTTTGTTAGCAGGTTGGTCTAGTAATAATAAATATGCGTTGTTGGGATCTATTCGTGCTACAGCTCAAACACTTTCTTATGAAATTTTTTTAGGATTGTCTTGTATGGGTGTTGTTGTTAGAGCGCGTTCTTATAATATGATTGATATTGTAAATAGTCAAATAACTACTTGGAATGTGATTCCACAATTTTTTGGTTTTATAACCTTTTTTATAGCTGGACTAGCATTATGTCATCGTCATCCATTCGATCAACCGGAATCAGAACAAGAATTAGCTGATGGTTATCATATAGAATATTCTGGTATAAAGTTTGGTTTGTTTTTTATTGGTGAATATATTTCTATAATTGTAGTTTCTAGCTTGATATCTGCTATGTTTTTTGGAGGTTGGTTTGGTCCTATAATTTCTTCGGGTTTATGTTTTTTATTTAAAATATTATTTTTTTCAATGATATTTATCTTGATTCGTGCGTCTATTCCTAGACCAAGATATGATAAAATGATTTTGTTTGGATGGAAGTTTTGTTTTCCATTAACATTAATAAATTTAATTATCACTTCTTTGACTATGTTGTATTAA
- a CDS encoding NADH-quinone oxidoreductase subunit M, whose amino-acid sequence MLLPILLIIPFFSGILCLFMNNKYVNFSYYLSLISMTIVFILSLILFYQCFYIDYSNSLTHHWNVEYIIPWISRLGISFYLAVDRLSILMLNLTSVLGLISIFCSFDQIRRNIGMFYFSLLWTIGSMIGIFISIDLFLFFCFWELSILPIYFLVVMWGYGNNNEKVCLKRIHSANKFFIYSQISGLILLFSILALVYTNYTYNNFFTFNYEILCKAKIPILLESCIMFCFFLAFAIKIPIVPFHGWLPDFHVYSPIMGSVDLSGILLKTGIYALMRFNLPLFPHATVRFSFVIICLGIITIFYGIFVSYFQDNIKRFIAYISISHMGFVIISIYSINQLSYQGGILLVITCSLSTSALFLLSGQLFKNLGTFKISKMGGLWSKLKWIPGFFFFFIVSNFGIPGTGNFSGELMTLMGCFKFFPVIVGILSISLIFSALCSLTVVQRIYFGVMNKNNLVFISNRVIVKNFFVFLFLSILILIIGFYPKIIFDVSYSSLCNIHEIFHI is encoded by the coding sequence ATGTTACTTCCTATTTTGCTTATTATCCCTTTTTTTAGTGGGATACTATGTTTGTTTATGAATAATAAGTATGTAAATTTTTCTTATTATTTATCATTAATTTCTATGACAATTGTATTTATTTTATCTTTAATTTTGTTTTATCAATGTTTTTATATAGATTATTCGAATTCATTGACTCACCACTGGAATGTAGAATATATTATTCCATGGATTTCTAGATTAGGAATTTCTTTTTATTTAGCTGTTGATAGATTATCTATATTAATGCTAAATTTAACTAGCGTTTTAGGATTGATATCTATATTTTGTTCTTTTGATCAAATTAGAAGAAATATAGGGATGTTTTATTTTAGTTTATTGTGGACGATTGGTTCCATGATAGGAATATTTATTTCAATAGATTTATTTTTGTTTTTTTGTTTTTGGGAATTAAGCATTTTACCTATTTATTTCTTAGTTGTTATGTGGGGTTATGGGAATAATAATGAAAAAGTGTGTTTAAAAAGAATTCATTCAGCTAATAAATTTTTTATTTATTCACAAATTTCGGGTTTAATATTGTTATTTTCGATATTAGCATTAGTATATACAAATTATACTTATAATAATTTTTTTACTTTTAATTATGAGATATTATGTAAAGCAAAAATTCCTATTTTATTAGAAAGTTGTATTATGTTTTGTTTTTTTTTAGCGTTTGCAATAAAAATTCCTATTGTTCCTTTTCATGGATGGTTGCCAGATTTTCATGTTTATTCTCCTATAATGGGTTCTGTTGATTTATCTGGAATTTTATTAAAAACTGGAATATATGCTTTAATGCGATTTAATTTACCATTATTTCCTCATGCTACTGTTAGATTTTCTTTTGTAATAATTTGTTTGGGTATTATAACTATTTTTTATGGTATTTTTGTTTCTTATTTTCAAGATAATATTAAGCGGTTTATTGCATACATTTCTATATCACATATGGGGTTTGTGATTATATCTATTTATAGTATTAATCAATTGTCTTATCAAGGTGGTATTTTATTAGTTATTACGTGCAGTTTATCTACTTCTGCATTATTTTTGTTATCTGGTCAGTTATTCAAAAATTTAGGAACTTTTAAGATAAGTAAAATGGGTGGTTTATGGTCTAAATTAAAGTGGATACCAGGATTTTTCTTTTTTTTTATAGTGTCTAATTTTGGAATTCCTGGTACTGGTAATTTTTCTGGTGAATTGATGACTTTAATGGGTTGTTTTAAGTTTTTTCCTGTTATTGTTGGAATACTTTCGATTTCGTTAATATTTTCTGCTTTATGTTCTTTAACGGTAGTACAAAGAATTTATTTTGGTGTTATGAATAAAAATAATCTTGTTTTTATTTCTAATCGGGTAATTGTAAAGAATTTTTTTGTATTTTTGTTCTTATCAATTTTAATACTTATAATTGGATTTTATCCAAAGATAATTTTTGATGTTTCATATTCTTCTTTGTGTAATATTCATGAAATTTTTCATATTTAA